In the Luteitalea sp. genome, one interval contains:
- a CDS encoding AAA domain-containing protein, which translates to MHQPSTESPEAVDGLVERVTTGRQQILDELRKVVVGQEETIELVLAALFSGGHCLLTGVPGLAKTLLVKTLAEILDLSFKRIQFTPDLMPADITGTEILEDTDGPRRLRFVRGPVFAQIVLADEINRTPPKTQAALLEAMQERHVTAAGQTFPLDPPFFVLATQNPIELEGTYPLPEAQLDRFMLNIIMTYLSEEDEVRVVTETTSNARPSLARVLTGPEILEIQELVRHVVVAEDVARYAVQLAATSRPSVQDAPEFVRKWVKWGAGLRAAQALVLGGKARALMHGRFNVSVGDIRVLAGPTLRHRILVNFYADAEGITPEGIIERLLETVPAPRSTLSS; encoded by the coding sequence ATGCATCAACCCAGTACGGAATCGCCTGAGGCAGTCGATGGGCTCGTGGAGCGTGTGACGACTGGACGTCAACAGATCCTCGACGAGCTTCGCAAGGTTGTTGTTGGGCAGGAGGAGACCATCGAGCTCGTGTTGGCGGCGCTCTTCTCGGGCGGGCATTGTCTTCTGACGGGCGTGCCCGGCCTGGCAAAGACGCTGCTCGTGAAGACCCTGGCCGAGATTCTCGATCTCAGCTTCAAGCGTATCCAGTTCACGCCCGATCTGATGCCCGCCGACATCACCGGCACGGAAATCCTCGAGGATACCGACGGCCCGCGGCGTCTGCGCTTCGTGCGCGGGCCGGTCTTCGCGCAGATAGTACTCGCCGACGAGATCAATCGCACGCCGCCCAAGACACAGGCGGCGCTGCTCGAGGCGATGCAGGAGCGGCATGTGACGGCTGCGGGTCAAACCTTCCCGCTCGACCCGCCGTTCTTCGTCCTGGCGACGCAGAACCCGATTGAGCTGGAAGGCACATATCCGCTGCCGGAAGCGCAGCTCGACCGCTTCATGCTCAACATCATCATGACTTATCTCTCCGAAGAGGACGAGGTACGCGTGGTGACCGAGACGACGTCGAATGCGCGACCGTCGCTCGCGCGCGTCTTGACGGGACCTGAGATCCTAGAGATACAAGAGTTGGTGCGGCACGTCGTGGTGGCTGAAGACGTCGCACGCTATGCCGTGCAGCTCGCGGCGACCTCCAGACCTAGCGTGCAGGATGCGCCGGAGTTCGTCCGGAAGTGGGTCAAGTGGGGCGCTGGGCTGAGGGCGGCGCAGGCACTCGTGCTGGGTGGTAAGGCACGGGCGCTGATGCATGGACGCTTCAACGTCTCGGTCGGCGACATTCGTGTGCTCGCCGGGCCGACGTTGCGCCACCGCATTCTCGTGAACTTCTACGCAGATGCCGAAGGGATCACGCCCGAAGGGATCATCGAGCGCTTGCTCGAAACAGTACCGGCGCCACGGAGCACGCTGAGCTCATGA
- a CDS encoding DUF58 domain-containing protein yields the protein MSDHAAPSSRFLLPAVVAGLGTLDLKARTVVEGLMQGLHRSPFRGYSVEFAEYRQYLPGDDLATVDWKVYARTDRHVVRKYEDERNLDCHLLVDVSASMGYGGRAGMTKLQYASCLAASVAYLLQRQHDAVGLVTFDHRIVTRIAPSARRGHVHTLLVALERAQVGTQSNLAGPLEALAASIARRGLIMIFSDLLHEPTPVLRSLRYVRSRGMEVVVFQVLDPDELTFPFEGAARFHDVESADEVLADPGRAREGYLRQMDELTRTYQRELRGADIDYQLVDTSRPLDVTLLRYLASRGGGDKVTR from the coding sequence ATGAGCGACCATGCCGCGCCCTCGTCACGGTTTCTCCTGCCAGCCGTGGTGGCCGGCCTTGGCACGCTGGATCTCAAAGCACGAACAGTCGTCGAAGGTCTGATGCAGGGACTGCACCGGAGTCCCTTCCGCGGGTACAGCGTCGAGTTCGCAGAGTACCGCCAGTACCTGCCGGGCGACGACCTCGCGACCGTGGATTGGAAGGTGTACGCACGTACGGACCGTCACGTTGTACGAAAGTACGAGGACGAGCGGAATCTCGACTGCCACCTGCTCGTGGACGTCAGCGCGTCGATGGGCTACGGTGGTCGTGCTGGCATGACGAAGCTGCAGTATGCCTCCTGCTTGGCGGCGTCGGTAGCGTATCTGTTGCAGCGACAGCACGATGCCGTCGGCCTGGTGACCTTCGATCATCGGATAGTCACACGCATCGCTCCCAGCGCGAGACGTGGCCACGTCCATACGCTCCTCGTCGCGCTCGAACGTGCGCAGGTGGGGACGCAATCGAATCTCGCGGGCCCGCTCGAGGCGCTCGCAGCGTCGATCGCTCGCCGCGGCCTCATCATGATCTTCAGCGATCTCTTGCACGAGCCGACTCCAGTCCTCCGATCGCTGAGGTATGTCCGCTCGCGCGGGATGGAGGTCGTCGTCTTCCAGGTGCTCGATCCAGACGAGCTGACGTTTCCCTTCGAAGGGGCGGCGCGCTTTCACGATGTCGAGTCGGCTGACGAGGTCCTTGCTGATCCGGGGCGGGCGCGGGAGGGATATTTGCGGCAGATGGACGAGCTGACCCGCACCTATCAACGAGAGTTGCGCGGGGCGGACATCGACTACCAGCTCGTCGACACATCGCGACCCCTGGACGTGACGCTCTTGAGGTATCTGGCGAGCCGCGGAGGTGGTGACAAGGTGACAAGGTGA